One window of Cohnella hashimotonis genomic DNA carries:
- a CDS encoding methyl-accepting chemotaxis protein, with amino-acid sequence MKKLLKMSFFSKNLILSFINIILIGAALITSAYMVEKNILIDQLRGQIKVVTENWAKGIEADKIRQAMAEKSYKDPVQTELTAYLDQVNKNNPNIAQAYVFGTELTNGNQTSIAAMPTSLVTAFEEAKLNVGDMYEQPKIVADALSHMLHTGKPTFTTIYSDSFGTWTTIAYPIKDADGSTFAYFAVDVDASAVSKGLGKLLTYGITILLILLAVILLIQFIVARRMMRPIKELIRGIEQVSQGNLDVKLQAGKSDLGMLNDKFNDMVGRINDTIAKVQQTSLALTSSARSLHAVSEQNDASMNTMTANMQEITVSVVTQEQAASDGAKAMAEMANVIQNIAANSSQVADEATEMEKLSLEGNKVVRQVSDQMGQIEQFVSRTTNAVQLLEGRSQEIENIVAIITGISSQTNLLALNAAIEAARVGEYGAGFAVVAHEVRKLAEASAQSANQITELIKEIQTEIAVAAAAMEQGTNEVRIGKEVASDAERMFAGILNATNNVALQIQEVSSSTEQMSAGTEELTATSAELSASAGKTAANSAKINESIADQKESMRAIVESSTGLAAMSAELQQLVERFKVQR; translated from the coding sequence GTGAAGAAACTGCTTAAAATGTCCTTTTTCTCCAAAAACTTAATTTTGTCCTTTATTAACATTATCCTCATCGGAGCGGCGCTGATCACCTCCGCATACATGGTTGAAAAGAACATTCTGATCGACCAGCTGCGCGGCCAAATCAAGGTCGTCACGGAAAACTGGGCCAAGGGCATCGAAGCGGACAAGATCCGGCAGGCGATGGCCGAAAAAAGCTATAAAGACCCCGTTCAAACGGAACTGACCGCTTATCTGGACCAGGTCAACAAAAACAATCCGAACATCGCCCAAGCATACGTCTTTGGCACCGAACTGACGAACGGCAACCAAACGTCGATCGCCGCGATGCCGACCAGCCTCGTGACGGCGTTCGAAGAAGCGAAGCTGAACGTCGGGGACATGTACGAGCAGCCGAAGATCGTCGCCGACGCGCTCTCCCATATGCTTCACACCGGGAAGCCCACCTTCACGACCATCTATTCCGACAGCTTCGGCACCTGGACGACGATCGCATATCCGATCAAAGACGCCGACGGAAGCACCTTCGCTTATTTCGCCGTCGACGTGGATGCCAGCGCAGTCTCCAAAGGCCTTGGCAAGCTGCTGACCTACGGCATCACCATCCTTCTCATTCTGCTCGCCGTCATTCTGTTGATCCAGTTCATCGTCGCCCGCCGCATGATGAGACCGATCAAGGAATTGATCCGGGGCATCGAGCAAGTGAGCCAGGGCAATCTGGACGTGAAGCTGCAGGCGGGAAAGAGCGATCTCGGCATGCTGAACGACAAGTTCAACGATATGGTCGGCCGGATCAACGATACGATCGCAAAGGTCCAGCAAACGTCCCTCGCGTTGACCTCCTCCGCCAGATCGCTTCACGCCGTCTCGGAGCAAAATGATGCCAGCATGAACACGATGACCGCCAACATGCAGGAAATTACCGTAAGCGTCGTGACCCAGGAGCAGGCCGCAAGCGACGGGGCCAAGGCGATGGCCGAGATGGCCAACGTGATCCAAAACATCGCCGCCAACTCCTCCCAGGTCGCGGACGAAGCGACCGAGATGGAGAAGCTCTCCCTCGAGGGCAACAAGGTCGTCCGGCAGGTGTCCGATCAAATGGGGCAAATCGAGCAATTCGTCTCTCGTACGACGAATGCGGTCCAGCTGCTGGAGGGCCGGTCCCAGGAAATCGAGAACATCGTCGCGATCATCACGGGCATCTCGAGCCAGACCAACCTGCTCGCGCTCAATGCGGCTATCGAAGCGGCACGGGTCGGCGAGTACGGCGCGGGCTTCGCCGTCGTAGCGCACGAAGTCCGCAAGCTCGCGGAGGCCTCGGCGCAGTCGGCCAACCAGATCACCGAGCTGATCAAGGAAATCCAGACCGAGATCGCCGTTGCCGCCGCCGCCATGGAGCAAGGCACGAACGAGGTCCGGATCGGCAAGGAGGTCGCCTCCGACGCGGAGCGGATGTTCGCCGGCATTCTGAACGCCACGAACAACGTCGCGCTCCAAATCCAGGAGGTGTCCAGCTCGACCGAGCAGATGTCTGCCGGCACTGAGGAATTGACCGCCACCTCGGCGGAGCTGTCGGCATCCGCCGGCAAGACCGCTGCGAACAGCGCCAAAATCAACGAATCGATCGCCGACCAGAAGGAATCGATGCGGGCCATCGTCGAATCCTCGACGGGGTTGGCCGCGATGTCCGCCGAGCTGCAGCAGTTGGTCGAACGCTTCAAGGTTCAACGTTAA
- a CDS encoding acyltransferase, translated as MSWWTLIDGGYSMPARRTLGQRLACRAGHWLASRHSGATVHPTCLISPEARIHPREGVISIGEQSSIALGVLLQGSVTIGRRCSVQAYSNIVGYGTADRPDGLITIGDDVRIASHAVIVAGNHRFEDSDRPIRTQGIEFAPITIENDVWIAGRVNITAGVTVGRGSVIGGGSVVTRDIPPYSIAVGVPARVIGHRSAQEQPDSGHK; from the coding sequence ATGAGCTGGTGGACGCTAATCGACGGCGGTTACAGCATGCCTGCCAGACGCACTTTGGGGCAACGCCTCGCATGCCGCGCCGGACATTGGTTGGCGTCCCGCCATTCCGGAGCGACCGTTCATCCGACCTGCCTGATCAGCCCGGAAGCGCGCATCCATCCGCGCGAGGGCGTCATAAGCATCGGCGAGCAATCGTCGATCGCGCTTGGCGTCCTGCTGCAGGGCAGCGTCACCATCGGCCGGCGTTGCTCGGTTCAAGCCTATTCGAACATCGTCGGCTACGGGACGGCGGACCGTCCCGACGGCCTGATCACGATCGGCGACGACGTGCGGATCGCCTCGCACGCGGTCATCGTCGCCGGCAACCACCGGTTCGAGGACTCGGATCGGCCGATTAGGACGCAGGGTATCGAATTTGCGCCGATCACAATCGAGAATGACGTCTGGATAGCGGGACGCGTGAATATCACGGCAGGCGTGACGGTCGGACGCGGCTCCGTGATCGGAGGCGGGTCCGTCGTCACCAGGGATATCCCGCCTTACAGCATCGCCGTGGGCGTACCGGCCAGGGTGATCGGACACCGCTCCGCGCAAGAACAGCCCGACTCCGGGCATAAATAA